One stretch of Pseudomonas azotoformans DNA includes these proteins:
- a CDS encoding TonB-dependent siderophore receptor, translated as MLSRVSALRTVILGLSVATASHSIMAATAAPTQQQSQPRAYDISPGSLDRVLGAFGQQAGVMIGIDSALAAGIQSKGLKGNFSVDEGLERLLSPAGLQAEREQGGYRVVARPLSQDGKVELQTTQVSANQLGTVTEGTGSYTPGTIATATRLVLTPRETPQSISVVTRQVMDDFGLNSIDDVMRHTPGITVSTYDTERTNYYSRGFSIENFQYDGIPTLRDAQYSAGQTMTDMAIYDRVEVLKGATGLLTGAGGPGGTINLIRKKPTSEFKSSIELGAGSWDNYRSQVDVSGPLTDTGNVRGRAVAAYQDKKSFLDHYSRKTSVLYGILEVDLTPDTLLSLGADYQDSDPKGSSWTGTRTIFDATGNKLDLPRSFNNGPKWGSWQQYSHTVFATLEHSFDNGWVTKGQYNHQVNGYDAPLGYISQDSATASSIYAAKYTGDTTSDSLDVYASGPFELFGREHELVIGQSVSSSRWKGKDYRNPVYFNNSYDFYNWHGEAIEPAWGKASRFSDEITRQTGTYITGRFSLTDAMHLLLGTRVANYQVTGTSDTEESGKVVPYAGLTYDLNENLTAYASYTEIFKPQTQYRDRTNTMLEPDEGKNYEIGLKGEFFDGRLNASLAYFEVHETNRPIADTAWNSQPAVDYSYMGTESKTKGYEAEISGELAPGWQLQAGYTHKIARDADGKKVATWEPEDQVTLYTSYKLQGSLDKLTLGGGTRWQSAGWQTVRNWGYPGGGRSEKFTQDPYWLVDVMARYQLTQNLSATLNVNNVFDKKYFTNIGFYDSAYYGDPRNVMVTTRWDF; from the coding sequence ATGCTCAGCCGCGTCAGCGCTTTGCGCACCGTTATCCTCGGTTTATCGGTGGCAACCGCAAGCCACAGCATCATGGCCGCCACTGCGGCGCCTACCCAGCAACAATCCCAACCTCGGGCGTATGACATTTCGCCCGGTAGCCTGGACCGCGTGTTGGGGGCCTTTGGGCAGCAAGCGGGCGTGATGATCGGCATTGATTCGGCGCTGGCAGCCGGCATTCAGAGCAAAGGCCTGAAAGGCAATTTCTCGGTGGACGAAGGCCTGGAGCGCCTGTTGAGCCCGGCGGGTTTGCAGGCTGAGCGCGAGCAAGGCGGCTATCGCGTGGTGGCCAGGCCGTTGTCCCAGGACGGCAAGGTAGAGTTGCAGACCACCCAAGTCAGCGCCAACCAACTCGGCACGGTCACCGAAGGCACGGGCTCGTATACCCCGGGCACCATCGCCACGGCCACGCGCCTGGTACTGACACCACGGGAAACACCACAATCGATCTCGGTGGTCACCCGCCAGGTCATGGATGACTTCGGCCTCAACTCCATCGATGACGTAATGCGCCACACGCCAGGCATCACCGTGTCGACCTATGACACCGAGCGCACCAACTATTACTCGCGTGGTTTCTCCATCGAGAACTTCCAGTACGACGGCATTCCGACCCTGCGCGACGCCCAATACTCGGCAGGGCAGACCATGACCGACATGGCGATCTACGACCGCGTCGAAGTGCTCAAGGGCGCCACCGGCCTGCTCACCGGTGCCGGTGGCCCGGGCGGCACCATCAACCTGATCCGCAAGAAGCCGACCTCCGAGTTCAAGAGCAGCATCGAACTGGGCGCGGGCTCCTGGGACAACTACCGTTCCCAGGTCGACGTCAGCGGCCCCCTGACCGACACCGGCAACGTGCGTGGCCGCGCGGTGGCGGCATACCAGGACAAAAAGTCGTTCCTCGATCACTACTCGCGCAAGACCAGCGTGCTCTATGGCATCCTCGAAGTCGACCTGACCCCTGACACCCTGCTGAGCCTGGGCGCCGACTACCAGGATAGCGACCCCAAAGGTTCCAGCTGGACCGGCACCCGCACCATCTTCGACGCCACGGGCAACAAACTCGACCTGCCGCGCTCGTTCAACAACGGGCCCAAGTGGGGTTCATGGCAACAATACAGCCACACCGTGTTCGCCACCCTGGAACACAGCTTCGACAACGGCTGGGTCACCAAAGGCCAGTACAACCATCAGGTCAATGGCTATGACGCGCCGCTGGGCTACATCTCCCAGGACTCCGCCACCGCCAGTTCGATCTATGCCGCCAAATACACCGGCGACACCACCAGCGACAGTCTGGATGTGTACGCGTCGGGGCCGTTTGAACTGTTTGGGCGTGAGCATGAATTGGTGATCGGGCAGTCCGTGTCGAGCTCTCGCTGGAAGGGCAAGGACTACCGTAACCCTGTCTACTTCAACAATTCCTATGACTTTTACAACTGGCACGGCGAAGCCATTGAACCGGCATGGGGCAAGGCCTCCCGCTTCAGTGATGAAATCACGCGCCAGACCGGCACCTACATCACCGGACGCTTCAGCCTGACCGACGCGATGCACCTGTTGCTGGGCACGCGGGTGGCCAACTATCAAGTCACCGGCACCAGCGACACCGAAGAAAGCGGCAAAGTCGTGCCGTACGCCGGCCTGACGTACGACCTCAACGAAAACCTCACCGCCTACGCCAGCTACACCGAAATCTTCAAGCCGCAAACCCAGTATCGCGACCGCACCAACACCATGCTTGAACCGGACGAAGGCAAAAACTACGAGATCGGCCTCAAGGGCGAATTCTTCGATGGCCGCCTGAACGCCAGCCTCGCCTACTTCGAAGTACACGAGACCAATCGCCCGATCGCCGATACCGCCTGGAACTCCCAACCGGCCGTCGACTATTCGTACATGGGCACCGAGAGCAAAACCAAAGGTTACGAAGCGGAAATCTCCGGCGAACTCGCCCCTGGCTGGCAGTTGCAAGCCGGCTACACCCACAAGATCGCCCGCGATGCTGATGGTAAGAAAGTGGCGACCTGGGAGCCCGAGGATCAGGTCACCCTCTATACCAGTTACAAACTCCAAGGCAGCCTGGACAAACTCACCCTCGGCGGCGGCACGCGCTGGCAGAGCGCGGGCTGGCAAACCGTACGCAACTGGGGTTATCCGGGAGGCGGTCGTTCGGAAAAATTCACCCAGGACCCGTATTGGCTGGTGGACGTGATGGCGCGCTATCAGCTGACCCAGAACCTGTCGGCCACGCTGAACGTCAACAACGTGTTCGACAAGAAGTACTTCACCAATATCGGGTTCTATGACTCGGCGTATTACGGTGACCCGCGCAATGTGATGGTGACGACGCGCTGGGATTTTTGA
- a CDS encoding DUF6124 family protein, with translation MKKITPNPPSTTLFTLAPDLSPETLLIQASETLASLNAVTTDLAFELEGASRHKLLASQQLIVLSELLVERVLVLTQDTQAFQ, from the coding sequence ATGAAAAAGATCACCCCCAATCCCCCCTCCACAACCCTCTTCACCCTCGCCCCAGATCTCTCCCCCGAAACCCTGCTAATCCAAGCCAGCGAAACCCTCGCCTCACTCAACGCCGTGACCACCGACCTGGCCTTCGAACTCGAAGGTGCCAGCCGTCATAAGCTGCTGGCCAGCCAGCAATTGATCGTGCTGAGCGAACTGTTGGTAGAGCGAGTACTGGTCCTCACCCAAGACACACAAGCGTTCCAATAA
- a CDS encoding PIN-like domain-containing protein, producing MNFLLDHNLPPALARALNELSHVHEHGVVPLKDKFPQSASDISWISVLRDEGDWVVISQDRFTKGHAEKQAFRDCGLPIFCLAKHWSSETYWNKAHNLVRWWPAIMKQSALIRGGAAFSVPWRFSAPGKFDQIKM from the coding sequence TTGAACTTCCTTCTGGACCACAACCTGCCACCTGCGCTAGCGCGAGCCTTGAATGAGCTTTCACACGTCCATGAGCATGGCGTAGTCCCACTCAAGGATAAATTCCCTCAGAGTGCGAGTGACATTTCCTGGATATCAGTGCTTCGCGATGAAGGCGACTGGGTTGTTATCTCTCAAGATCGATTTACCAAAGGGCATGCTGAAAAACAGGCATTCCGAGACTGCGGGCTGCCCATTTTTTGCCTGGCGAAACATTGGAGCAGCGAGACCTACTGGAATAAGGCACACAATCTTGTTCGCTGGTGGCCGGCAATCATGAAGCAATCAGCGTTGATAAGGGGAGGCGCCGCGTTCAGCGTGCCGTGGCGTTTTTCTGCGCCGGGTAAATTTGACCAGATAAAGATGTAA
- a CDS encoding YagK/YfjJ domain-containing protein, with the protein MTSSAQTSLSQSDIAIRIEQLVKVIEQHDIPAFRFSVPRSGHEKMLPTRLSRYFDDIQQMIDLFDERSRYRYSEHLQAFWEACQHIGIERSPVGPVCLNEERTAYLDHRGSMNLLVVRIRQLTREQWYRRKRSDRRYQAGDQESRVSEYTDSVLDRYARTVVVRVNLYYHRVSQARQRVEQVFDDLDRFVAERERNPIFKYETGFICAVEQGERRGYHIHAAFFFNGAEIRGDIYKARQIGELWGRVTQGRGYFDSCNQDKDRFEGRLGVGVIHRNDQEARSHVHYAMHYLVKDDQHLRLRPVGARCMRVGQPRCLRRTFVE; encoded by the coding sequence ATGACCAGCAGCGCTCAAACCAGCCTATCTCAATCCGATATCGCCATCCGGATTGAGCAACTCGTAAAAGTCATCGAGCAACATGATATTCCGGCGTTCCGATTCAGTGTCCCACGCTCAGGTCACGAGAAGATGTTGCCGACCAGGCTCTCCCGGTACTTCGATGATATCCAGCAAATGATCGACTTGTTTGATGAGCGCTCCCGATACCGCTACAGCGAGCACCTGCAGGCGTTCTGGGAGGCTTGTCAGCATATCGGGATCGAGCGTAGCCCTGTCGGTCCCGTCTGCTTGAATGAAGAGAGAACAGCCTATCTGGACCATCGCGGCAGCATGAATCTACTGGTCGTGAGGATTCGTCAGTTGACTCGGGAGCAATGGTATCGGCGCAAGAGAAGTGACCGTCGTTACCAGGCAGGGGATCAGGAAAGTAGGGTCAGTGAATATACGGACTCTGTGCTGGATCGCTACGCTCGCACCGTCGTAGTCAGGGTCAATCTGTATTACCACAGGGTGTCTCAAGCCAGGCAGCGTGTTGAGCAAGTATTTGATGATCTGGACAGGTTCGTCGCCGAGCGTGAACGCAATCCGATTTTCAAGTATGAGACCGGCTTTATCTGCGCAGTGGAGCAGGGGGAAAGACGGGGCTATCACATCCACGCTGCGTTCTTCTTTAATGGTGCAGAGATACGCGGGGATATCTACAAGGCACGGCAGATTGGTGAGCTATGGGGGCGTGTGACCCAGGGGCGGGGGTATTTCGATAGCTGCAACCAGGACAAGGATAGGTTCGAGGGAAGGCTGGGAGTCGGTGTAATTCATCGCAATGATCAGGAGGCCCGTTCACATGTCCACTATGCGATGCACTATCTGGTCAAGGATGATCAGCACCTTCGCCTGAGGCCCGTAGGCGCTCGGTGCATGCGAGTAGGACAGCCGAGATGCCTTCGCCGTACGTTTGTGGAGTAG
- a CDS encoding ArnT family glycosyltransferase yields MTRPVPLLFLLAGLLFFFALGNHELQGSTEARVAGIAMAMHLDNNWVVPQLFREPFLEKPPLSLWIDAGAIRLFGGTTWAVRLASAFAGLFSVMLLYTMLRKFCRPQTLAFSAALILATMASYWSNARGVGEDSLLTLGVTTALLAFYQAVRPDREGSSTGAWALFTAGMVIATLSKGVLGLAMPGIVIFVYLASTSVMDKRLRLGDWLKPALFTLLALVPLVIWLGFLYQRGGMQAVAEVLLTNSVGRFSGSFVEAGHYEPFYYYIAKLPEAFLPWNILVYLGLWHFRKTLVRNRYRLFFSVWLVAQFTLLTLASSKRTVYLMALTPAAAVLAAEYARVLLEWLKAHKPALYTHHKTIVGGVFTLAIGCYLIAAFWFAPKADVRQSFVPVISQVQAFKDEGKEVVLFQPNERIAGASVFYLQAYLPILQTEAELHSYLGAKPGNVALLDHTNDLTTPVKVVKEMAINRQPYYFVEQ; encoded by the coding sequence ATGACGCGTCCCGTTCCCCTGCTGTTCCTGCTTGCTGGTCTGTTGTTCTTCTTTGCGCTGGGTAACCACGAGTTGCAAGGTTCCACCGAAGCCCGCGTGGCCGGGATCGCCATGGCCATGCACCTGGACAATAACTGGGTGGTGCCCCAGTTGTTTCGTGAACCCTTCCTGGAAAAACCACCCCTGAGCCTGTGGATCGATGCCGGGGCGATTCGCCTGTTTGGCGGCACCACCTGGGCGGTGCGCCTGGCGTCGGCGTTTGCCGGGTTGTTCAGCGTGATGCTGCTTTACACAATGCTGCGCAAGTTCTGCCGACCGCAGACGCTGGCGTTCAGCGCGGCGCTGATCCTGGCGACCATGGCCAGTTATTGGAGCAATGCCCGAGGTGTGGGTGAGGATTCGCTGCTCACCCTCGGCGTAACCACTGCGCTGCTGGCGTTTTACCAGGCCGTGCGACCCGATCGTGAAGGGTCAAGCACCGGCGCATGGGCACTGTTTACCGCCGGGATGGTGATCGCCACCCTCAGCAAAGGCGTGCTGGGCCTGGCGATGCCAGGCATTGTGATTTTTGTGTACCTGGCCAGTACCAGCGTCATGGACAAGCGCCTGCGCCTTGGCGACTGGCTCAAGCCCGCGCTGTTCACCTTGCTGGCGCTGGTGCCATTGGTGATCTGGCTGGGCTTTCTTTACCAGCGCGGCGGCATGCAAGCGGTGGCCGAAGTGCTGTTGACCAACAGTGTCGGCCGGTTCAGCGGTTCGTTTGTCGAGGCGGGCCATTACGAGCCGTTCTACTACTACATCGCCAAGCTGCCGGAGGCATTCCTGCCCTGGAACATCCTGGTGTACCTGGGCCTGTGGCACTTCCGTAAAACCCTGGTGCGCAACCGCTACCGCCTGTTCTTCAGCGTCTGGCTGGTGGCGCAATTTACCCTGCTGACCCTGGCGTCGAGCAAGCGCACGGTGTACCTGATGGCCCTCACCCCAGCCGCAGCCGTACTGGCCGCGGAGTATGCACGGGTGCTGCTGGAATGGCTGAAAGCCCACAAACCTGCGCTTTACACGCATCACAAAACCATCGTGGGTGGCGTTTTCACCCTGGCCATAGGCTGCTACCTGATCGCCGCGTTCTGGTTTGCGCCCAAAGCGGACGTGCGTCAGTCGTTCGTCCCGGTGATCAGCCAGGTTCAGGCGTTCAAGGATGAAGGCAAGGAAGTGGTGCTGTTCCAGCCCAACGAGCGCATCGCCGGGGCCAGCGTGTTCTATCTGCAGGCCTACTTGCCGATCCTGCAAACCGAGGCCGAGCTGCACAGCTACCTCGGCGCCAAGCCCGGCAACGTTGCATTGCTGGACCATACCAACGACCTGACCACCCCGGTGAAGGTGGTCAAGGAAATGGCGATCAATCGCCAGCCTTACTACTTCGTGGAGCAGTAA
- a CDS encoding sigma-70 family RNA polymerase sigma factor — MASPSSAHQVVGELYAQHHSWVVQLLRRKLGAQEQALDLAQDTFVRILSSGSVPVFREPRAYLTTVASRLCGQYFRRQALERAYEQSLMILEPEHMPSPETRLLVLEALDAVGQVLDGLGSKVREIFLLSQLDGLTYPQIAEHMDLSVNVVQKAMLKAYRHCYLAVYAA; from the coding sequence ATGGCCTCACCTTCTTCTGCCCATCAGGTCGTGGGCGAACTCTACGCCCAGCACCACAGCTGGGTGGTGCAGTTGCTGCGGCGCAAGTTGGGGGCTCAGGAGCAGGCTTTGGATCTGGCACAGGACACCTTTGTGCGGATCCTGAGCAGCGGCAGCGTGCCGGTTTTTCGTGAGCCGCGAGCCTACCTTACGACTGTCGCCAGCCGTTTATGCGGGCAATACTTCCGTCGCCAGGCGTTGGAGCGAGCGTATGAACAGTCGCTGATGATCCTGGAGCCCGAACACATGCCGTCGCCGGAAACCCGTTTGCTGGTGCTTGAGGCGTTAGACGCCGTCGGCCAGGTGCTGGACGGGTTGGGCAGCAAGGTGCGCGAGATCTTCCTGCTGTCCCAGTTGGATGGCCTGACTTATCCACAGATCGCCGAGCACATGGACCTCAGCGTGAATGTGGTGCAAAAAGCCATGCTTAAAGCCTATCGCCATTGCTACCTGGCGGTTTACGCGGCATGA
- a CDS encoding DUF4880 domain-containing protein, which produces MNRFKPANNQPLDEHVLEQALNWMVALQSGTCGAAEQQACQQWRNDNPQHELAWQRLAGLSRDMRLHTHTLPAPSARQLLRARSVPSRRTVLKGLAGLSVATAVGLSVRERALLPELFSDYHTATGERRHLRLANAGELQLDTRTAVDIRGAHLALNLGRLLLTTGPRADIAVQTANGWVRPAALSQIIISHDLLRQQGTQVQMLSGSASVEPLHGASTQLGLGQQLTFNRLQSSQPAAMPSTADAWTQGLLIAERMPLGAVLEELDRYRRGVLRCDPAVASLQVSGSFSLDQPEASLDLLAKVLPVRVQRVFGYLATVVPA; this is translated from the coding sequence ATGAACCGTTTCAAGCCCGCCAATAATCAGCCTCTGGACGAGCACGTGTTGGAACAGGCGCTGAACTGGATGGTCGCGCTGCAATCGGGCACCTGCGGCGCCGCCGAGCAGCAGGCTTGCCAGCAGTGGCGCAACGATAACCCGCAACATGAGTTGGCCTGGCAGCGTTTGGCTGGGCTCAGCCGCGACATGCGCCTCCACACGCACACATTGCCCGCGCCCAGCGCCCGCCAATTGTTGCGTGCACGCAGTGTTCCGTCGCGGCGCACCGTGCTCAAGGGCCTCGCCGGCCTGAGCGTGGCCACCGCCGTTGGCCTGAGTGTGCGCGAGCGGGCGCTGTTGCCGGAGCTGTTCAGCGATTACCACACCGCTACCGGGGAGAGACGGCACCTGCGCCTGGCCAATGCCGGGGAATTGCAGTTGGATACGCGCACCGCTGTGGATATCCGTGGCGCCCACTTGGCGCTGAACCTCGGTCGGCTGCTGTTGACCACAGGCCCGCGCGCCGACATTGCGGTCCAGACTGCCAATGGCTGGGTACGGCCTGCGGCACTCTCACAGATCATCATCAGCCATGACCTGCTTCGCCAGCAGGGTACGCAGGTGCAGATGCTCTCGGGCAGCGCCTCTGTCGAGCCGTTGCACGGTGCCAGCACGCAACTCGGTTTGGGCCAGCAGTTGACCTTCAATCGTCTCCAGAGCAGTCAGCCGGCAGCCATGCCATCCACCGCCGACGCCTGGACCCAGGGCCTGTTGATCGCCGAGCGCATGCCGCTCGGCGCAGTACTCGAAGAACTCGACCGCTACCGGCGTGGCGTGCTGCGCTGCGACCCTGCGGTGGCGAGTTTGCAGGTGTCAGGTTCGTTCTCGCTGGACCAGCCCGAAGCCAGCCTCGACCTGCTGGCCAAGGTGTTGCCCGTGCGCGTGCAGCGGGTGTTTGGCTACCTGGCGACCGTCGTGCCCGCCTGA
- a CDS encoding DUF433 domain-containing protein — MFGYRANGIHHPGLWQSELRDVNDCILSFHDLLEIRFVHAFRQHGVSLQAIRCASWQASELFGQSYPFTYKRFQTDGRNIFATVLDETGDETLLDLIKKQYAFKQVISPSLYEGIDYTGKGSAQRWYPIKRSKAIVLDPARNFGKPVLTGAGIDTAALFSAYEAEGQDTKRIALLYEIPTSAVKAAIDFEQRHAA; from the coding sequence TTGTTTGGCTATCGTGCCAATGGCATTCATCATCCGGGCCTCTGGCAATCGGAACTCAGGGATGTGAACGATTGCATACTCAGTTTCCACGACCTGCTCGAAATCCGCTTCGTGCACGCATTTCGTCAGCATGGAGTGAGCTTGCAAGCCATTCGCTGCGCCTCTTGGCAAGCCTCTGAACTGTTTGGCCAATCCTATCCATTTACCTACAAACGCTTCCAAACAGACGGCCGCAACATTTTCGCCACTGTTCTGGATGAAACAGGCGACGAGACACTGCTGGACCTGATCAAAAAACAGTACGCGTTCAAGCAGGTGATCAGCCCATCGTTGTACGAAGGGATCGACTACACCGGCAAGGGTTCTGCCCAACGCTGGTATCCGATAAAACGCAGCAAGGCAATCGTCCTGGACCCCGCCAGAAATTTCGGGAAACCAGTACTGACGGGGGCCGGTATCGACACAGCCGCACTGTTCAGTGCTTATGAGGCGGAAGGACAGGATACGAAACGTATTGCCCTGCTCTATGAGATCCCCACATCTGCTGTAAAGGCCGCTATCGACTTCGAACAAAGGCATGCGGCTTGA
- a CDS encoding helix-turn-helix transcriptional regulator translates to MRIIRLKDVMNSTGLARSTIYKYIDEGTFPKSVSLGDRCVGWVEGEVHDWILARIEARDLGV, encoded by the coding sequence ATGAGAATAATCCGCTTGAAAGACGTCATGAATTCGACCGGTCTGGCCCGGTCTACCATTTACAAGTACATCGACGAAGGTACCTTCCCAAAATCAGTCTCGCTGGGAGATCGCTGCGTTGGCTGGGTCGAAGGAGAAGTGCACGACTGGATCTTGGCCAGGATCGAGGCACGTGATCTGGGCGTGTGA